From the genome of Falco biarmicus isolate bFalBia1 chromosome 2, bFalBia1.pri, whole genome shotgun sequence:
TCCTTAAAGGCGCACAGCGCGGAACGCCGCCCGGCAGCCGCGGGGAAAGGGCCGCGGCGGCTTCAGCTGACGGAAGGCTGGCGGGGCTGGCCCTGCCCTTGGCCCCAGCGCAGCGGCAGCACCGGCCGCTCGGCAGGGAAGGGTGCTGGGGGCCCCGCTGCCAacgttcccccccccccggctcctgCTAAcctggctgcagccacagcacgGCTGACTCCCAAGAAACTCCCCCCCCGCCTCCAAGCGGCTGCGGATTCACCCCCGGAGCAGCGCCGCAACCCGCCGCCGGCGGATGCCACAGTCAGCAGCCGGCCCGGGGCGCTGCGGGACCCCTGCCTTCGGTCCAGAGCggcagctgccacagccctgcctgcacccagggaCCCAGCTGCCGCTCAGCGCCGGCAGGGAGCGGCCGAGGGAGGGACACCTGGCCCTCGCCGGGGGCCCTCGGGAGCCACCCCTGGGGCGTCTGGGAAGGCCGAGGCTGGTTGAGGCCACAGGATGGCGCTGCCCCAAGCACGGCAGCGAGGGGCCCGTACCCTGCAGGTAGCGGAGAAAGTTCTAAACCGGCtccaggggcagcaggagcagccccggGGGGGCACGGCCATCACACACCGCTGGATAAAGCGGAGTGTGTGTGCGTGCAAGCAGCCGGGAACTGAAGGAAGACCCCCAGGAGCCACCGTACCCCAGCTGGGTCCCCCGTCTCCCGGGAAAGGGACACCGCTGAGCTCGGCCGGAGACGGAGGATCGGCCGCGGGCGGGCGAGACGTGAGAACGCGGCGCGGCAGGACCCCGGCTCGGAGCCGCCGCAGGGCTCTGGCCACGCGGACCGAGCGGGACTCGCCCCGAAGCTTTTCTTACCGGCTGGGGAGGTGAAGCCGCGGTCAGCCGGGGACGGCGCGGGGAAGGGGCCGCAGCAGCCGGGCACACGGCTGCGGGCAGGCTGTAGGCTCAGGTCTTCCTCCGGCAAAGCGCCAACGTGGCTCGCAGCCGTGCTCGGTGCGGGGCTGGCACACGGCAGCGACGGCCAGGGGGCCCTCCACGGAGCCCCAGCGGCAGAGCGGCCAAGACCCCGCCGACGCCGGAACGAAGCGGGAACGGCCGCTCGGCGAGCCGCGCACTGAGCCCCAGCTGCCGCCGCTGCGGTTGAAATACCAgggcccgcccccgccgcctcaCCATTGGCTGCTGCCGGGGCGGAACGCGCGGCGGGTGCGAGAGTGACGGGGGGGACTACAAATCCCAGCGGCCGCTGTGCGCGGGCCGAGTCTCGCCTTAGCCGCTTGGAACGCCGGGAGAACGTTGCATGGCaacggcggggggggggggttgctcCCGCGACGGGTTCGGGGACACCCGCGGGGCCCCCTGCAGCAGGACCGGGGCCGGCGTGAAGCCGCGGGAAGGGGCGCCCCTGTGAGGGTACGGGGACACGTggggggggggctccaggcCGATACGGGACCGGGCGTGAGGCGGAGGGGCTAAACTTCAAATCCAGTCTTAGCTTTTCTCCGTGACTGACTTTACAGTATCGCATAAagtgggcagctgctgccagggctcgGGCACGCGCGCAGGGAGCAGCGTTTCCTGATGGTCAGAGGGACCCTCCGGTGTTCCAGGGTCTGCCCATGGCCTCTGGGCCGGGCACGGGGCGGCCACTGATGCGAGGTCCCTGTGAGGTGTCCCTGCGAGGGCTTACTGTGAGGGGTCCCTGTGAGGGTCCCTCTGAGGAGATCCTGTGAGGGGGTCCCTGTGAGGGTCCCTCTGAGGAGATCCTGTGAGGGGATCCTGTGAGGTGTCGCTGTGAGGGGATCCTGCAAGGTGTCCCTGTGAGGGGTCCCTGTGAGGGGATCCTGCGAGGTGTCCCTGTGAGGGGTCCCTGCGAGGGGATCCTGCGAGGTGTCCCTGCGAGGGGTCCCTGCGAGGGGATCCTGCAAGGTGTCCCTGTGAGGGCATCCTGCGAGGTGTCCCTGTGAGGGGATCCTGCGAGGTGTCCCTGTGAGGGGTCCCTGCGAGGTGTCCCTGCGAGGGGTCCCTGTGAGGGGTCCCTGTGAGGGGTCCCTGCGAGGGGATCCTGTGAGGTGTCCCTGTGAGGCAGAGGGGCCGGGACTCCCGTCGGGGTCAGGGACACGCGTAGGAACGGGCACCTGGAGGGggcccagggctggcaggccACCAGGAGGGGGTTTCTTGGGGgcagggggtcctggggggcCGTCAGCTCCCAACGCGGATGGGACCCAGGGGATCTCTGGCCTGGGACCCACGCTCAGGGGGCTGGTTCGCACAAGGGACCGGGGCAGGGCACACGCCTGCTCTGAACTCCAGATGACCACGCTCTGCTGCAGTGTGTAGCTGTGCGTTACAGAGACCGGGGCACAACGCTGAGGCCGagctgactctctaaagctgttgGAAGCGACAAACGAAGGGGCTTCTAATCGAGGGGGGCAGCCTTgggaagcggggggggggggggggaaggaacgGACGGGGAAAAGATCTCGGTTGTCCAGTTTTGTAGGGAACGAAAACAGTGTGGTGTTTGACAgtgataatgtgcagctgtggccttgctttgacgatgtgcagctctgatcctgcagcaaagatgtaaataactttgagggagtatgagaatAAACCtggatgagacagaaacaaggGGGAAcgtgatctcacctctagagGATAAGGGAACAGCAGAGTCGCCTGTAGTGAGCAGGGGCTGGGTGCATGGACAGTAGagcttcagaaataataaagcttttagcagCGCACGTACAGAGTATAAAttataaaagctgtaactaaGTAACAATAAATGTCTTTGCCTCACAACCCTTGCAAGGTCCGTGCCTCGTATGCCACAGAAGTTATGCAGGAAGAAGCCTCTGAGTGAGGAAGTTCTGGCCCCGAGGGGAGAGCAGCCGATAAGGCCTTGCAACCCCCAGAAAGTTGGTCGAAAGTAGGGCGAAGGTGACTGTGGCAGTGGGAGATCGCGACCTCGGACTCACATGGCCCCCGAGAGAGGGCAGCCCCCGCTTGGGGAGATGCGCCCTCAATAAACAccttcagcagcactgcctgagGGTGCGCACTAGTTTGCACGAGAAGTGAGACACTTGTAACCAGCCCTGTGcgtgaatgaaaatgaatgtatCATGCATGCTGGATGTGCAAGGGCTCTGCTGTATATAACGTGTCCTCAAGCAGCTCGGTGTGCACGCTAGGAGGAAATCTCCCCTGTGCATCCAGCAGTGCAATAAACTGCCATCAGCTTTCTAAACTATCGTTTGATTTGGAGAATTTTCTTGGTTGCAATTTTTGGTAACACACAGAGGCCCAGGGCAGGGTAGGGACATGTGTGGATGTGCGTGGGGGTTACCTGCAGGAACCCCAGGGTTGGTGCAGGCCCACTCTGCCCCATAGCACCACACAGGAAGGGCCCTGCCCCACAGTGGGCGATGCCAGCCCAGGCGGACCCCCTAGCTCACCCCTCCCCAACTTCAGCTGCATCAGCTCCATCCAGGGTGGGTCCAGCAAggtccccgctccccccacAGGAGCCTCCAAACCCCTTCTGTACTGGAGGACCCTCTCCCCCGAGCTGCTGACAGAGGCAGACAGCGGCTCATGCAGTTGTTTTCTACAAAATAGGACCCTGGGGTAGCCATGGAGGTGGACCCCACCCCACAGATCAGACCCAGACAGCAACACAAGGGCTAGCGGTGGCACAGGACTGCCCAGAGGTATGGGGATGCACTGGCAGCGGTGCAGCCACGCTCAGCCCCCTACCCTATGGCATACCTGGGTGGCACAACCGGACCTTGCAGCTCCCACATGCCGCTCTGCTCAGCCCCAAGAGTGGGGAGAAGCCATGGGGCCACATCTGATCCCACACGCTGGGATGGACGGAGACACCAGAaagcccccccagcctccctgtACCACCAGCAGCTGTCcagagctgcctccagccccagctcacccTGTCTTGCTGTATGGGGCTGGGGGCATCAGCacaccctgcccacccccagaGCATTTGCCAGAAGCTGGTCCAGTGGGTCCCAGTAACCAGCTGGGAGATTAGAGGAAGGCTCCAGGGACTTTATCCAGAGCACAGAGCAAACTCCATAAccagaacacagaaaagcaagtcCTGTCCCTTAACAGGGGCACATCCTTCCCCAAACCCCCTGTACCTGCTCCCAGGAAGGGCAGGGGGACATGGGTGTCAGCACAGCTCCCCCAGGGCTCTCCCACTGCATCCACGCTGCGGTTGGTGCAGAACAACGGAGACAGGTGCTGGATAAACATGATTTTATCTACTGTggccaaaaataataattaaaaaaaaccaaaataaaggTCCAAACATGTAAAAATGAGTAGAAAGGGTGTCAGACGCCACTAAGTCCCACGCAGAGAGTCACATCTGCAGCAGCCTGACTCTGGCACCCCTTGGTTCCTGCCCACCCTTCTCAGCGATACGGCACATGGTGCTGACCCGTGCCGGGGTGCCCCCGCGTTGGCATTCCCTTTGTGGTCATCCCTGTGCAATGTGGCGTCTGGCAAaatgcagccccctccccacacacacccacccatgaggaagaggaggagaaagcctctgagcagcaccagcaggtaCCGCTGCAGGGCTGACATGCCGGCAATGGGCATCTTGGTGAATAGTAGGAAATCGGGTGTCTGTACAAGTTCTGTTGTGGTGccatggggagggagggaaggagaggagaaaggaaaagaaacaaacaaaaaagacaaggaaggggaaaaaacaaaaagcaacccAAAAATCGGTGAAGCTgtggtgctgtggggtgggctCAGGGGATGCCAAACTGTACAACCAGTTCTTCTTTGGCGTCAACGCGGATCTGTGAGAGTGCGCTGAAGGCGTAGGCAGCTATCCGGGACACCTGTGGGTGCAAGCGTAGCAGCCAGCGTCAGCTCTGGCGAGCATGGTTATCCCAAAGAAAagcccacagagcagcaggcCTGGAGGCCCCAGCACATGCCACAGCAGCGGGGCACCAGCCCCAGGTGTTTAACATTGCTCAGAAGCAGGACAGGAGGGGGAagcaccccccaccctgcagccctcccaccCCTGGCGGTGCCAGCCCACCCGCAGGACAGGGAACATTTGCGCTCCCCAAAGGTCCCTGTTGCCAGGGCTGcactggggcagggctgtgccccagggagacactgcagcagcagccccctccccgaCGCAGGGCTCCGGgtcaaaatgctttcaaaaccCTAAAACCAGGCTTTTGTTCTCAGAGTggaggctgtgccagcagggcCAGACCTGTCCCTAAGTCAGCCCTGTCCCTGGGAGAAGCCATGACATCTCAGTCCACCCCACAGTCAACGGGAAAGCTGGGCTGcctgggcagctcctggcacagcGGCTCGCTGCAGGTAAGTACAGGCAGGTGAGCTTGCCACAGTGGGAGAACGTGCCCTCTGAGCAGGACCCACAGCTGTTCCCAAGATCCAGCCTGGCAGAAAGAGCAAGACAGAGGCCGACTGGCAGAATCCTGCCTGCCGGCAGCTCCTTCCTGCCTCCACAAGCTCAGGCCTGGCTATGTCCCACCCTGGGAGGTCccttggcagggctgctctgcttgCTGGGACATGCCTGGATACCAGCCTGTCTGCCTTTGGGAAGGGGTTTTTGGCAGCACAGGGACAGTCTCCTCTCCCTGCATCCTTCAATACTCAAATGCCCCGGGTAAGGAGGAAGCTCGATGAGCAGAACAAGCTGCAGCGAGGTTTTTGTACTGGGCTGCTCCCAGGTGCTGGCAGAAGCCACAACACctcagccagccccacagccagcaggaaAGCCGCAGCTTTCAAGTCCCGTCACTCTGAGAACTGGCATATGGTTTAAGAACCAGCCCTTGCCAGCAGGGAACAGGGACAGCCAGCCTGCCAACAAACCTGGGCCTCGCCAGTGCTAAagtggcagctcctgcctctgagGAAAGAGtgtttccccagcagccccctcctTAAAGCAGCAGGAGGTCTCCCTGGGAGCAAAGCTGTCTGTGCTGCAAAACACCCTCCTGCTGTAAATGATGTTCTGAAGGGACTGGAAGGAGTACAGAGCCGCAACCTGCATGCAGTTACTGCTCTAGAGATGTGTGACTGGGCTTTGCCTTCAGCACTAACAAGCCCTTACAGGGCTGCCTGAAACTTGGGATGTTTCTGCATTGCCCACCAGCACTATGACTCCCAGCACCACACTCAccggagccctggcacagcccatGCTCAAGCCCACGGTGCCTGTGCTCCTCTGGCGAAGATGCACCAAGCTAAAGACAGAAGGGGCCACCAGGACCTGCCTGGGatctccagcacagccaggcgGCCGCAGACGAACTGAAACAGTCGCTGCCACAATTGCCAGGGCTCCCAGCGAGTGGAGACAGCACTGCTTCTACAGGACCAGGACACTTCAGCTCCCACATCTTCATGGAACATCAAGGTGGGGCCAGGAAGCAGCTGTAGGGCAgagctccccccagcccctctcacCTGCTGCAGGTCTGCAAAGGGGACGGGGTCACTGGCGAGTACTTGGTGCGGTTGGTTGGTCAGAGACGGCAGCAGCGGGAGCTTCTTCCAGTGCGTCAGGTTGTTGCTCAGCATGGCCAGGCGCGTGCTGCGGTAGGGAGAGCAGCTAGGGTCAGCACTGGCACCGGCAAGGAGCACGCCAGCCTGCCGCAGGGAGCAACGGGACACTGGGAGACCCAGGTTCAGCAGAAGATGCGTGCTGCATTTCCAGGCACAAGCACCACCAAGAGGGAACCAGGGAGAGCCGCGCTGCATCACTCCCAGCATCCATCCCCTCTCCAACCCCCGATGTAGGAGGATAAGGGAGCTTCCAGCTCTCCAACACAGGCGCCTTTCAAGCGGGGAGCAATCACATCCAGCTACACGCCATCTGCTCTGAGTGCCAGGAGGAAACACAGGAGCCCTTTGTGCGTGGCTGCCCTTGCCAAGCCCGTAGCCGGGACGAGGCCTCTGCCCACTGACACCGCCACGGGCCTcacccagcagtgccagggggTGGAGAAGAGGAGCGAGGCCAAGCACCACCTCCCTGGATGCAGGGAGCCCTGTGACACACTGAGTTTACTCTCCCAAAGCCAAACCCCCAAGGCCTGGCCTGGGGACACAGCTTTGAGGGGCTGCAAGCATCCCAAGGGAGCAGGGCAGGTCCCACCTGTACTGCCTGGCTCTGTCCATGTACTCGTGCTGCTCCATGCCCTGGGAATCAGCTGCTGACACGTCGATGATGTTGCTGTGGAGACACAAGACAGCAGGTCCCACTGCAGGCTTGTCActccccccgagccccctccgCATCTCAGGCAAACTAAGCACCCTCCAGTGAAGGTGCTAGGACTTCAGCTCCCTAAGATGAACAGCCTGGGACTGTTAGGAGGCCAGACTCACAGCATGGATGCAGCCAGCTGGACACCAGTgtgccaggctggagcagcttcTTGCTGGGAAGGAAACACCAAGACTATTTGCCTGCAACTGCCCCGAGGCCGATGCAGCCAAAGGCACAGAGTGCTGGGGGCTTTGGTCCACAGCCTCCTGCGGTGTGGGCTGGCCTGTACCCTGCGGACCTCGGCACACAGCCACATGGGGAAGGAGGCTTCACCATGCCATAAGGGCTATGAGGATTAAGCGTTTGGCAGCCATCCTGAGAGCCCTGGTACCAGGCCCCGGGCTCAGAGAGGAGCTGGACACTCACCCAGGTCCATGCCACAGCCTGGCCGCATGCCCCacaccttccccccccacccacaAGCAGAGTAGCACTCAGGGCTGCTGTGACACCACGTGTCACACACATACCAGTTGCCACTGGCCCctctgtgccaggcagggcCCATACGCAACCCAAAGCCCCCCCGTCAGAcaggcagggcacagcccccaccccacatTTCCCCCACCATGTTCAGGGTCAACCTCCCTGGAGAGGACAGAACACCCCATCCCCAGTGCTGGTGCCACCCAGTCCCCCTCTCTGCATACCCAAGGACTCGCTTTCCCAGCTGAGCAGCCGAGGGGTCACCTCACACCCGAGGTCTCATTTCTGCACCCCCATGGGGCTCAAATCAGAGGTAGGAGGTTGTCCACAGGCAGCCACTGCCAGAGCTCCCCCCTTTCTCTCAGCACCTACAGCCAGTTGCAGGCAGACCCCCGACAAAGCTGCCATGTCCCACAGTCATCGCTAGTTCCCAAGAcatcctgcctgcctggccaCGGCACCTGCCCACCCCATCATGCTGCAGCACTGAGGTGGTTACGGCACAAGGCTTACATGGCCGTTTTGGCGAGGATGGAGGACAGCATGGCCTGCTCATCTGTGCGCGCTGATGGGAGGTTGTGgtagctctgctctgctccattCAGCACCTTGTTGGGAGGGCTGGACGCCGGTTCCAGCAGCCGCTTCGTCTCTTCTTCCTGGGGAAAAGGCAAGAGGAGAATCAGCCCCAGCTCCTTTGTGCCAGCAGCTTTCACCTCATAGGACAATGCAAGTCTTGCCATCAGCCTGCCGGGAGGACTCCCTGCACATCCCAGCAtaaccccagcacagccctggctctgctaAGGTGACATCCAGGCTCCTCTTTCCAGAtccctttgctttttcccaGCCAAAGCCTCCTGTGCCACAAAGGGAGGAAGCACAGCTGAAATCAGGTAGTGTGGTGGCAGCACATTTAGAGTAGCTAATCCTAGACAGGAGCctacagccctgcctgcccccttGGGCAAGCCAACACACCTAGCACCCCATGGCCAGGCAGCATGCGTCCCCTCAAAGGATCCCAACTGCCTGCTCAATGCACCAGCGCTGACCTGCCCAAAACCTGGTGGCTAATTAGGACATGCCCAGCGCATGCTCAACTGGCCTACACAGAACCTACCACAGTCTCATTGCCCAGCTGAGGGCCAGAAAGATCCCTGCCAGACTTTTGTGTCTGCCGGTGCTTATCTGGGCCATGTGaaccccaccagctgcagcccaggggcactgtggggctgggggtgcccagaAGGGGCTCTCAACAGAGCAGAGCCGCAGGGCacatccctccccagcttcaGCCCAGGGAGTGCAGAGTGGTAGCTCAGGCCTTAATCCTCTGGCTTGGCCAAGCAGCAAGGCAGGAACTAGAAGAGCCTGGCAGGGCACTGATAGGCGTAAGTAACCAGGAGAGCAGGATACGCAGCATCCCAGGGTGAGTGAGGAGTGCAGTCACTCCTCTGCATGCCCTGTCAGTGGCATCTTCAGCTCCTCCCTGACCAGCagctctctctccccttcctcctgctgggaAACGCTGCTGCACTCCTCCAGCCAggcctctccccttccccacagcccatgccagagAGCACCACGGCTTGGTCGCAGGCTAGGCTCCCCCAGGGACAAGCTGTCACAGACgagctccctggcagggcacaggcaggggctgcccacACTGCAGCTGCGGATTAAGTTTCTGCGGGACAGGTGACAGCCCCAATtttgcagcagctcctcagcaaGAGGCACCAGTGGGGACAGTCACACTGTCCCAGGAAGGAAAACCTGGCACCGTTCCCACCAGCACTGTGACTGTTTGGGACCCTGGGCTTAAACCTGCATCGGTACAGGGCATGCAGGgccaggggtggggggctccTCTTGCCCCATCCATCAAGCCCCCCACTCCTCCCACGCAGCCCCAGGGACACTGCATCTGGCTGTGTGCACTagaacagcaagagaaactCAAGGAACGGGAGACACAAAGATGACTGTGGGCAGGAGAAGCTCCTGTAGACTGTTCTAGGAGAGAGGCCAGCCCTGGCTCTGTGGGGCCAGGGAAGGGCCATACCCCACAATGGGACACCAGCAGGGAGGTAGCACCCACAGGGACAGATGGTCGCAGGCACAGGGGGAAACCGGCCACCACAAATTTACCAGGGTGGAGGGCAAGCACCGGGGCTGCTTCCAAAGGGcctctgcaaagcagaaataacGGCAGGAGGGCAGCGCCAGGGAAAGGGGCTGGGCGGCAAGGGGCACGGCCCCAGCACCCCGCAGGTTTCTTTAGGGACTGTCACCCGTGGCTGTGGAACCAGCAGATGCAGCACCGAGGAGCCACGAGCAACGGCTCAGGCCTGCCCCGCACCGGGGGCGGGGTGAAGCCAGGCCAGGGTCACCGgcctccccttctcctgccGCTGTCACGCCGGCGACATCACCAGGCAC
Proteins encoded in this window:
- the LAMTOR1 gene encoding ragulator complex protein LAMTOR1, which encodes MGCCYSSEASASDQEEETKRLLEPASSPPNKVLNGAEQSYHNLPSARTDEQAMLSSILAKTAINIIDVSAADSQGMEQHEYMDRARQYSTRLAMLSNNLTHWKKLPLLPSLTNQPHQVLASDPVPFADLQQVSRIAAYAFSALSQIRVDAKEELVVQFGIP